Genomic DNA from Kiritimatiellia bacterium:
CGCATGGCCGGCCAGAATGCCGAAATATCCCTCCGCGCCCCTGAGGACAAGCCCGGCGACCTGCCCCGAGAAAACGGATTTCTGCGGCGTCAAAATTTCCGTTTGAAACGATTTCATAATGTCTTTGCCTTGGCAACCACGTCGTCAATGGTGCCGGCCATGAAAAACGCCTGTTCCGCAAGCGCGTCGTGCCGGCCTTCCAGAATTTCCTTGAAACCGCGGACGGTTTCATTGACCGCGACGTATTTGCCCGGCGTGTTCAGAAACTGCTCGGTGACAAAAAACGGCTGGGAAAAGAAGCGCTGGATTTTGCGGGCGCGGGCCACCGTAAGTTTGTCCTCGTCCGACAATTCCTCCACGCCGAGAATGGCGATTATATCCTGCAATTCCTTGTATTTCTGGAGCGTTTTCTGCACGTTGCGCGCCACCTGATAATGCTCGTCGCCCACGACTTCCGGACTCAATATCTTTGAGGATGAATCCAGCGGATCAACCGCCGGATAAAGCCCCTGCTCCGAAATCGCGCGGGAAAGAACGGTGGTGGCGTCCAAATGGCTGAAAACGGTGGCCGGGGCCGGATCGGTCAGGTCGTCCGCCGGCACGTAAATGGCCTGGACGGATGTAACCGACCCGCGCCGCGTGGAAGTTATCCGTTCCTCCAGATCTCCGATCTCGGAGGCCAGGGTCGGCTGATAACCGACGGCCGAGGGAATCCGTCCCAGCA
This window encodes:
- the atpD gene encoding F0F1 ATP synthase subunit beta, producing the protein EHGGMSVFAGVGERTREGNDLWLEMKESKVLEKAILVYGQMNEPPGARLRVALTALTMAEHFRDDSGLDVLLFIDNIFRFAQAGQEVSTLLGRIPSAVGYQPTLASEIGDLEERITSTRRGSVTSVQAIYVPADDLTDPAPATVFSHLDATTVLSRAISEQGLYPAVDPLDSSSKILSPEVVGDEHYQVARNVQKTLQKYKELQDIIAILGVEELSDEDKLTVARARKIQRFFSQPFFVTEQFLNTPGKYVAVNETVRGFKEILEGRHDALAEQAFFMAGTIDDVVAKAKTL